The following proteins are encoded in a genomic region of Sebastes fasciatus isolate fSebFas1 chromosome 12, fSebFas1.pri, whole genome shotgun sequence:
- the setd2 gene encoding uncharacterized protein setd2 isoform X2 gives MDTLLQSEIREEGSGASVKVEGLSKAALIKSLSPRVMLSNHLLPKGTKMKVNLEDQGRQKVSFSFAPTKKTLQSPFFIPASPEKEKSVAELIAASSQSPSDKEGQNTNSKTEQNQTPVVQTSIAETPSPTPVSSASKPKIDLPKMHFKKQILSVSVTEENPTSVVQEEPHSPELQVLQKPPSVTEFPTPQPQNIVSVCPSENAHIESPETRVTPSLKPPASSGKDAESSSSAEQDSKVDRRKTRSHSDSAPPGSESDGDSGKMSSSRKSDDSKSRRNSDSRSKEVKKSSSSSHVEEKEKSSSKWSENHERSSSYSKSDRDSRYTSSRSSRSDKDRRKSRSRSRSRSRGSRTSSSHSRSERSRGDRGSRSDRSYYHDSDRRSHRNSPRRERRRSRSRTDRTRDSSDSEDDHRKTRTRTSDSSRLPAHSSSHKESKSSSYSKSERACKSGESPHSSELDKRTQSSKSERISKRLSDSDSQRKCSPDPDSNYRKSSSYQRSETNSKSSSSMHTHSQTYEKRQKSSSSDSEADHKGKSQAPDKYSGLEENCKNSLKKTSRPDLKQMTPSRCSVKTSGHDRQSIDIFHSPGKAPSCTNTTESCSPSEKEKCDSQPGEVEHSSQDFKETVSCTDKSLPESPSKTSKETKSDLEVETSAITSSESLNAHTDLENSTDVKDSLSSNNQPHVNSNVAVLNSCSSNDSIMCSQDMEVVDCSPGPMSLLDTADIPVTHDVQQNTKPEIVQVLTVDQLSDTSLPLKSDSSCLESEGQLTLEKQNGDTVHKRSSTTKKSRWDIVGQDTPESDNLQKTLCTESKPTVKTVISVKKIEFSKDNSQQDSDIKDTIQQQAETHSILVKQTEISKQEVGSNSTSVADKCKDQSEPSRASTSIDHCDLKLSVSQKANTDEPLHVNDASRADKATKMQSWNGDDHDEKSKGSAHKSKLSKRTLLNQDALGEQSEVSDSDNSEYDSDCGEAIKRLHSVVVVPKNSTLMDTHDMGASPRRLMNSSERQNVNMDEVPNQGPQQRQGSPSAFVETSAVVNDSSHSSALCLSQSNMIDSTSHSEGSSSISAQPYVAAHSGAHGSATDPTHSLDNSRQCEQGHKQHNVSSRGERMYSHYQQDDFSSADNINENNVFSLGWDFSQPEQQPSSTYQQPDSSHGPPIPNTKLIETSPEGQEHRQSNATWNHQSPNTQTSRQPYLHVHEHYQDLAGEIHPDSLTNDHDDYSGEKLSDLSQTAVECSGLNTPGSSSFVQGHEISSNSRGSAVPDPPREDSFRPHRGRGPPKKRRPEIESDSDNEAEAGPAGKRERHGDADVSKETRVKAEVQCPTLNLRDFRDSHKWKEFSRSKKMPPYFDLIEENMYLTERKKSKSHRDIKRMQCECPVLPREERSRGVLACGEDCLNRLLMIECSSRCLNGAYCSNRRFQMKQHADFEVILTEDKGWGLRAARELSANTFVLEYCGEVLDHKEFKTRVKEYARNKNIHYYFMSLKNNEIIDATLKGNCSRFMNHSCEPNCETQKWTVNGQLRVGFFTSKAVTAGTELTFDYQFQRYGKEAQKCFCGAASCRGFLGGENRVSVRAAGGKMKKDRSRKSALTTVDEELEALLENGEGLYDEKQVVSLCRLMVRVETMEQKLICLKLIQDTQNPSCLKQFLDHHGLSLLWLFMVELSEAKGNSANNIKLQLQIMKTLAVLPISTKNMLEESRVLTFIQRWAQTKTLPHPAELDGYSSENTSRAQTPLNTPDGSSTKLGPELDGDTSKPAVYRRLKIISENSLDSALSDASKASDGKEEEEEDDDEEEDESSHDSKQLKAEPVCEAAEPVCEAADPTKGTMEESVKEEAQVEGEKEEETGMSSSSQHQLQTEEVKENMELDLEKDTEMKEDTSEAHTDELVVPKEPNEEQESGEEQTSQAVTEKAEPEGDQPAVEVLEPESQCIQTDVADVPPEPPSENMEAQEETQEAEKPPGTEAQPGESTTDATPSSETPEASMPTEVTATPVDPSVIGTPSQDDEEGVSDVESERSQEPQLNSLDISGMAARLLDSWKDLKEVYRIPKKSQVEKETNDRSRDRDTALTPRTTSGSREREREREKERERDRDRDYDRDRDRDWDRERDRDRDRERDRDRDRDRDRDRDRDRERERDRDRDRDRDRGSDKTPQRSSERRRRRSASPSSYERSSRRTEERFESSNSSKTRGASGKERNKLSTEERRKLFEQEVAQREAQKQQQLQQQQQQQLQTMAYDPALAYASSPGFITYPPGYPIQTFVDPTNPNAGKVLLPTPAVEPVLNYEETALISDMALSSPSSTSQATPVSNLSQHITTPDLTAGNPQQYAQPAVATQDAGVAVLSVPAQVAPQVQGQQSYTTLWDPTTQQAVTVQTQPAQQYAAAPPPPQTQTAIYYQGQPCQTIYSIPTAYPQANTPVIQAYTEPTASYLHGQPVYPGHQQGVVVQQGGTVTTIVTSQTVQQEMIVPNNVIDLPPPSPPKPKTIVLPPLWKVARDPEGKIYYYHIGTRQTQWDPPTWDGCSDNTSVDHESEMDLGTPTYDENPSKFSTKTAEADTSSELAKRSKETFRKEMSQFIVTCLNPYRKPDCKLGRISNTEDFKHLARKLTHGVMNKELKACNNPEDLECNENVKHKTKEYIKKYMQRFGTVYRPKEDTEVY, from the exons ATGGACACCCTGCTCCAGTCAGAGATCAG AGAGGAGGGGAGTGGTGCCTCG GTGAAGGTGGAGGGCTTATCCAAGGCAGCTCTAATCAAAAGCCTGTCTCCCAGAGTCATGCTGTCCAACCATCTCTTGCCTAAAGGGACCAAGATGAAGGTCAACCTAGAGGATCAGGGTCGTCAGAAAGTGTCCTTCAGCTTCGCCCCGACCAAGAAGACACTACAGAGCCCGTTCTTCATCCCTGCCAGTCCTGAAAAGGAAAAGTCTGTTGCTGAGCTTATCGCTGCCTCATCACAGTCACCCTCAGACAAAGAAGGGCAGAATACAAACAGCAAAACTGAGCAAAACCAGACACCCGTGGTGCAGACATCAATAGCAGAGACACCTTCTCCGACACCAGTCTCCTCAGCCTCCAAACCGAAAATAGACTTGCCTAAGATGCATTTCAAGAAGCAAattctcagtgtctctgtgacTGAGGAGAATCCAACATCTGTTGTGCAAGAGGAGCCTCACTCTCCTGAATTGCAGGTTCTGCAGAAACCACCAAGTGTAACGGAATTTCCAACACCCCAGCCTCAGAATATCGTCAGTGTCTGCCCCTCTGAAAATGCTCACATTGAATCCCCTGAGACGAGGGTAACCCCTAGCCTCAAGCCACCTGCTTCCTCAGGAAAAGATGCAGAGAGTTCCAGCAGCGCTGAGCAGGATAGTAAGGTAGACAGAAGGAAAACCAGGTCCCATTCTGATAGTGCTCCCCCTGGCTCAGAATCCGATGGAGACTCAGGCAAGATGTCGTCTAGTCGCAAATCAGATGACTCCAAAAGTAGAAGAAACTCTGACAGCAGAAGCAAAGAGGTAAAAAAGTCTTCCTCTAGTTCACATgtggaggaaaaggaaaaaagttcCTCTAAGTGGTCAGAGAATCACGAAAGGTCTTCTAGTTACTCCAAATCAGACCGTGATTCTAGATACACATCCTCACGCTCATCTCGATCAGACAAAGATCGCAGAAAGTCTAGGTCTAGATCACGGTCTAGATCCAGAGGGTCTCGAACAAGTTCATCTCACTCCAGATCAGAAAGATCCCGAGGCGACAGAGGATCACGCTCCGACAGGTCATACTATCATGATTCTGATCGGAGATCACACCGGAATTCTCCACGCAGAGAGAGGAGACGTTCTCGCTCTCGCACTGACAGAACTCGCGACAGTTCTGACTCTGAGGATGATCATAGGAAGACTAGGACAAGGACCAGTGACTCCAGTAGATTGCCCGCCCATTCAAGCTCTCATAAAGAGTCAAAATCATCTTCCTACTCAAAATCTGAGAGAGCCTGTAAATCTGGAGAGTCCCCTCACTCTTCAGAGTTGGATAAAAGAACTCAATCGTCAAAGTCTGAAAGGATTTCAAAACGACTATCAGACTCTGATTCCCAGCGCAAGTGCTCTCCTGATCCGGACTCCAATTACCGAAAATCTAGCAGCtatcagagatcagagaccaACAGCAAATCCTCTTCCAGTATGCACACCCACTCTCAAACATATGAAAAACGGCAAAAAAGCAGCTCTAGTGACTCTGAGGCAGACCATAAGGGAAAATCACAGGCCCCTGACAAATACTCTGGCCTGGAGGAGAACTGTAAAAACTCCCTAAAGAAGACCAGTAGGCCAGACTTGAAGCAGATGACACCCTCTAGATGTTCTGTGAAAACCAGCGGACATGATAGACAATCAATTGACATATTTCACAGCCCGGGCAAAGCACCTTCATGTACAAACACCACAGAATCGTGTTCTCcgagtgaaaaagaaaaatgtgattcCCAACCAGGTGAAGTTGAACATAGCAGTCAGGATTTTAAGGAGACGGTCTCATGCACTGATAAGAGTTTGCCAGAATCACCATCCAAGACAtcaaaagaaacaaaatcaGATCTTGAAGTTGAAACCTCAGCTATAACCTCAAGTGAAAGCCTAAATGCACATACCGACCTGGAAAACTCCACCGATGTGAAGGATAGCCTTTCTTCTAATAATCAACCACATGTGAACTCAAATGTGGCTGTGTTAAATTCATGCAGTAGTAATGATAGTATAATGTGCAGCCAGGACATGGAAGTTGTTGACTGTTCGCCAGGGCCAATGTCCTTACTTGATACAGCTGATATACCTGTCACCCATGATGTCCAGCAGAACACTAAACCAGAGATTGTTCAAGTTTTGACAGTCGACCAGCTGTCTGACACAAGTTTGCCGCTCAAATCTGATTCATCGTGTCTTGAATCTGAGGGTCAGCTGACACTTGAAAAGCAAAATGGGGATACTGTTCACAAGAGGAGCAGTACTACCAAAAAGTCCAGATGGGATATTGTTGGGCAGGACACCCCAGAGAGCGATAATTTACAGAAGACACTTTGCACAGAGAGTAAGCCTACTGTTAAAACGGTGATCTCTGTCAAAAAAATAGAGTTTTCTAAAGACAATAGCCAACAAGACTCTGACATTAAAGATACTATTCAGCAACAGGCTGAAACACATTCCATATTGGTTAAGCAGACTGAGATCTCTAAGCAGGAGGTCGGCTCAAACAGCACATCCGTGGCCGATAAATGCAAAGACCAAAGTGAGCCTTCACGAGCGAGCACCAGCATTGACCACTGTGACTTAAAACTGAGTGTTTCTCAAAAAGCAAACACAGATGAGCCCCTGCACGTAAATGATGCATCGCGGGCCGACAAAGCTACAAAGATGCAGAGTTGGAATGGCGATGATCATGACGAAAAATCCAAGGGCAGCGCTCACAAGAGCAAACTGAGCAAGAGAACATTACTTAATCAGGACGCATTAGGAGAACAGAGTGAGGTCAGCGATAGTGACAACTCGGAGTATGACTCCGATTGCGGCGAGGCTATAAAGCGATTGCATTCTGTGGTGGTGGTGCCAAAGAATTCTACCCTAATGGATACACATGACATGGGAGCTTCCCCACGCCGCCTAATGAATAGTTCAGAACGGCAGAATGTGAATATGGATGAAGTCCCAAATCAAGGCCCACAACAAAGGCAGGGAAGTCCTTCAGCATTCGTGGAAACCAGTGCTGTTGTAAATGATTCATCCCATAGCAGCGCGTTGTGTCTATCCCAAAGTAATATGATTGATAGCACCAGTCACTCTGAGGGTTCCAGCTCCATCAGTGCGCAGCCTTACGTGGCTGCTCATAGCGGTGCTCATGGAAGTGCCACAGATCCCACCCACAGCCTTGATAATTCCCGACAGTGTGAGCAAGGGCACAAACAGCATAATGTAAGCAGCAGAGGTGAGAGGATGTACTCCCATTACCAACAGGACGATTTCTCCAGTGCCGACAATATCAACGAAAATAATGTATTCAGTCTGGGTTGGGATTTTTCACAACCGGAACAGCAGCCCAGTAGTACATACCAGCAGCCTGATAGCAGTCATGGGCCACCAATACCAAACACTAAACTGATTGAAACCTCTCCTGAGGGACAGGAGCACAGGCAGAGTAATGCCACCTGGAACCACCAATCCCCAAACACACAGACTAGCAGACAACCCTACCTCCATGTGCATGAACATTATCAGGATCTTGCAGGTGAAATCCATCCTGACTCCCTAACTAATGACCACGATGACTACAGTGGGGAAAAACTATCTGATCTCAGTCAAACAGCTGTCGAATGCAGTGGACTTAACACTCCTGGGTCATCAAGCTTTGTGCAAGGGCATGAAATAAGCAGCAACAGCAGGGGCTCTGCTGTGCCTGACCCCCCTAGAGAAGACAGTTTTAGACCCCACAGAGGCCGGGGCCCTCCGAAGAAAAGGCGGCCAGAGATCGAGTCAGATTCAGACAATGAGGCAGAAGCCGGACCTGCAGGCAAGAGGGAGCGTCATGGAGATGCTGACGTCTCTAAGGAAACTCGTGTCAAAGCTGAGGTGCAGTGTCCAACGCTCAATCTGCGAGACTTTCGAGATTCCCATAAATGGAAAGAGTTCTCCAGGTCTAAGAAGATGCCCCCTTACTTTGACTTGATTGAGGAGAACATGTACCTGACTGAGAG AAAGAAGAGCAAATCTCATCGAGATATCAAGAGAATGCAATGCGAGTGCCCAGTGCTGCCCAGAGAGGAGCGTTCAAGGGGAGTGTTGGCATGTGGGGAAGACTGTTTAAACCGACTGCTGATGATTGAGTG ctcctCACGGTGCCTGAATGGAGCATACTGCTCTAACCGGCGATTTCAGATGAAACAACATGCGGACTTCGAGGTTATCCTCACAGAAGACAAGGGCTGGGGTCTACGGGCAGCTAGAGAATTGTCTGC AAACACCTTTGTGCTGGAATACTGCGGGGAGGTATTGGACCACAAGGAGTTCAAAACAAGGGTGAAAGAATATGCTCGCAATAAGAACATCCACTACTACTTCATGTCTCTAAAGAATAATGAG ATCATTGATGCAACGCTGAAGGGTAATTGCTCTCGGTTTATGAACCATAGCTGTGAGCCCAACTGTGAGACCCAGAAG TGGACTGTCAATGGCCAGCTTAGAGTCGGGTTCTTCACCTCCAAGGCGGTCACTGCAGGAACTGAGCTGACGTTTGACTACCAGTTCCAGAGATACGG CAAAGAAGCACAGAAATGCTTCTGTGGAGCAGCCAGCTGCAGAGGCTTCCTGGGAGGGGAGAACAGAGTTAGTGTTCGGGCAGCTGGAGGAAAGATGAAGAAAGACCGCAGCCGAAAGAGTGCTCTCACCACG GTTGATGAGGAGCTGGAGGCGTTACTGGAGAATGGAGAAGGCCTGTATGATGAGAAACAGGTGGTGTCTCTCTGCAGACTAATGGTCCGAGTGGAAACCATGGAGCAGAAACTCATCTGCCTCAAGCTCATACAA GATACTCAAAATCCATCATGCCTGAAGCAGTTCCTGGACCATCATGGGTTGTCTCTGCTGTGGCTCTTCATGGTGGAGCTTTCTGAAGCTAAAGGCAACAGTGCCAATAACATCAAACTACAGTTACAG ATTATGAAGACCTTGGCTGTGCTGCCTATCTCTACTAAGAACATGTTGGAGGAGAGCAGAGTCCTTACCTTCATCCAGAGATGGGCCCAGACAAAAACTCTCCCTCACCCTGCAGAGCTGGATGGCTACTCAAGTGAGAACACCTCCCGTGCTCAAACACCCCTCAACACTCCCGACGGCTCCTCCACCAAACTGGGACCAGAGTTGGACGGTGACACCTCCAAACCTGCTGTGTACCGCCGCCTTAAAATCATCAGTGAAAACAGTCTGGACAGCGCCCTCTCTGATGCTAGCAAAGCATCCGAtgggaaggaggaagaggaggaggacgacgatgaggaagaagatgaaTCCTCGCATGATAGCAAACAGTTGAAGGCAGAGCCGGTGTGTGAAGCCGCAGAGCCGGTGTGTGAAGCCGCAGATCCAACGAAAGGAACGATGGAAGAGTCTGTGAAAGAGGAGGCTCAGGTCGAaggggagaaagaggaagagacggGGATGAGTTCAAGCAGTCAACACCAACTGCAAACTGAGGAGGTGAAAGAAAACATGGAGTTGGATTTGGAGAAGGACACTGAGATGAAAGAGGACACGAGTGAGGCTCATACGGATGAACTTGTGGTGCCAAAAGAGCCGAATGAAGAACAGGAGAGTGGGGAGGAGCAGACCAGTCAGGCCGTGACAGAAAAGGCTGAACCGGAAGGAGACCAGCCCGCCGTTGAAGTTCTCGAGCCAGAGAGTCAGTGCATCCAAACAGATGTTGCTGATGTTCCACCTGAGCCGCCTTCAGAGAACATGGAGGCCCAGGAAGAGACACAAGAGGCTGAGAAACCTCCTGGCACTGAGGCTCAACCTGGTGAATCTACCACTGATGCTACTCCAAGCTCCGAGACCCCTGAAGCCAGTATGCCCACTGAGGTCACAGCGACCCCCGTGGACCCATCAGTGATAGGAACTCCTTCTCAGGATGACGAGGAAGGTGTCTCAGATGTGGAGAGTGAGAGGAGCCAGGAGCCCCAACTCAATTCTTTGGACATTAGTGGCATGGCTGCCAGGCTTCTGGACAGCTGGAAAGATCTGAAG GAGGTGTACAGAATACCAAAGAAGAGTCAGGTGGAAAAGGAAACAAATG ATCGCAGCCGAGATCGAGACACAGCTTTGACGCCACGCACCACTTCTGGGAGCCGAGAACGTGAAAGGGAgcgagagaaggagagggaacgTGACAGAGACCGAGATTATGACAGAGACAGGGATCGAGACTGGGACAGGGAACGGGAccgggacagggacagggaacGGGAccgggacagagacagagatagagacagagaccGAGATCGCGACCGGGAACGAGAACGCGACCGGGACCGGGACCGAGACCGCGATCGAGGCTCTGACAAAACTCCACAACGCAGCTCGGAGAGACGGAGGAGACGCTCCGCTTCACCCTCATCCTATGAGAGGAGCAGCCGACGCACTGAGGAACG GTTTGAGTCATCTAACAGCAGCAAGACACGGGGAGCTAGTGGCAAGGAGCGCAACAAGCTGTCCACAGAGGAGCGCAGAAAGCTGTTTGAGCAGGAAGTTGCTCAGCGGGAAGcccagaaacaacaacagcttcaacagcaacagcagcagcagcttcaaaCTATGGCTTATGACCCTGCTCTAGCCTATGCCTCCAGCCCTGGCTTCATCACCTACCCTCCTGGATATCCCATCCAGACCTTTGTGGATCCCACCAACCCCAATGCAGGCAAAGTGCTGCTACCTACCCCTGCGGTTGAGCCCGTCCTGAACTACGAAGAGACGGCTCTTATCTCAGACATGGCACTgtcctctccatcctccactTCCCAGGCCACTCCAGTCTCTAATCTCTCTCAGCACATCACCACCCCTGACCTCACCGCTGGCAACCCCCAACAGTATGCCCAGCCCGCTGTAGCAACTCAGGACGCAGGCGTAGCTGTCCTCTCTGTACCCGCCCAGGTGGCTCCTCAGGTACAGGGCCAGCAGAGCTACACTACTCTCTGGGATCCCACTACTCAGCAGGCTGTGACTGTGCAGACACAGCCCGCTCAGCAGTACGCCGCAGCCCCACCACCGCCTCAGACACAGACAGCAATCTATTACCAGGGTCAGCCGTGCCAAACCATCTACAGCATCCCCACCGCCTACCCACAGGCCAACACTCCCGTCATACAA